The Zalophus californianus isolate mZalCal1 chromosome X, mZalCal1.pri.v2, whole genome shotgun sequence genomic interval TTTGTTActttcattttggatttttttttttaaagattttatttatttgtcagagagagagagagcataagcagggggagcggcaggcagagggagaagcaggctcccggctgagcagggagcccgattatgagacccaatcccaggaccctgggatcaagaccggaaccgaaggcagacgcttaaccgactgagccacccaggcgcccctcattttggattttttaattGATGGTTCATAGAcgtgcaattgatttttgtatttcaattttgtatcctgcaactttgctgagcTATTAGCCCTAATAGTTCTTTTTCGTGGACTCCTTCTGATTGTCTTTATTCAAGATCATATGacctgtaaataaaaatatttttatgtattcttttccaATCTAGatgtcctttgttttattttcttgcctaattgtcctAGCTTAAAACCTCTAGTACAATATGGAATAAAagtgtcttgttcctgatcttacgggtaaagctttcagtctttcaacactgagtatgatgttagctgtggggttttcatagatgtcctttatcagagTGAGGAAGCTCtgttctattcctagtttgttgggCATTTTGACCATGAAAAGGgtattgaattttttcaaatgctttttctgtgcctattgagatgatcatgtgattttcaTCCTTTGTTCTATTGATATATTCAGCGTGATTTTGAAGAACATGGTATATTGTAAGAACTACTGGAGGACTCTTTTAGCCATACAGTATGAAAGTTTCTTTACTTAACCAAAAGCATGTTTCACAAGAcattgttaaatgctttttctgagcCTAGGAAAAGACATCCTTGGGAGCAATCCAAGTGGGGAGCCACTAGGAGGAGCGGTTGAGAGATATGCCAAGATGCTCCTCCAGaaacattttgtaattaaaatccaATTTTTAATCCCATGACTTTAAACATATCTTCTTCTATTTTAGGGAAGTTGCAAAAGGGGAGATCCTAAAAAGTTAGTGAACTCCATTACTGTATGCAGAGTAATTTAAACTGGCCAGAAATGCTTGTCAAATGCTCCTTTTTCTCCCAGGGAGTAAAGATACATATGGCTGGGTGGTATTAGTGTTGAGCCTGAGTGATACTGGATGTCAAGGCAGAAAGAACAACGCACTCCAGAAGCTtgcttggggctgggggggggggtggggggtggagggagagctcAGATACGATGTACTCAGCGGGATAATttccagagaaaaaggaacctcaAAGAGAGGCTTGGACCTAGTGACCTGACTGAAGgtaaggaaaagagacaaaagagtACCCTGATTAGGGGCACCAGTTTTGACATAGACTCCCTTGCTCTGAACCCCAGCGCTACCATCTACTACTTGGTGACGTCACTTCCCTGATCATCAGTATCCTCACCTATGTCACAGGTACAGAGTTATTCAgagtaaatgagattgttttaaaGCCTCTAGCAAAGTGCCCAGCCCATAATAGCCATTCCATAAAAATTGACAtccctttttcctctcttattcAGGAAAGAATGTTACTGACCAGAGAGGATGACCTCGGGTCAGAGAGTGAAGGAGTCAGGAGCAAGAAGCTGATTTTTATCTGACTTCCCAGATGTAAGGTCATGAACCCTGGAGATATATGTTTGGGCTCACAAGGGAGCAACTTAAATCATTTACACAagaatataattaagaaaaagtatttggtggggcgcctgggtggctcagttggtgaagcgtcagactcctgatttcggctcaggtcatgatctcggggtcgtgagattgagccccacatccgctCTCAGTACTGGGAGTGGAGCTTGtttaagatactctctctccaactccctcgcccccacccccactcagctCCCACTGCGCAGGTGCACTCGctcatgtgctctcactctccctctctttaaaaaaaaagaaaaagtatttggtATCAGAGTGCTTTCAGGTACATGTTAACAAGCTGGCTTACACAATAAAATAATGTCTTATCTCACACAATAGGACCCTGAGAGTGTGCGCGGCAAGGTTAGTTGATTTCAGCAGCTGCATAATTTCATGCAGGGCGCAGTTTCGTTGGCCCCTCCTTTCACCCTTTAAAGTGTCCAATTCATCCTAGGGCTGGTTTCTCCTGTGATTGTAAGAAGGCTGCTTGTAGCAATCACTATATACAGACTTATTCACATCCAGTGGGAAAGACATAAACTAAAAATCCTTCATTTCAGTCTTGCTGGCGTCCCCATTGGTCATCGTTTGCCCCTGAATTTATGAATAACTATCATCACAGGGTCTGTCAACTGTAATCGGCTTAAGCCTGGATTCCTAAACCATCGCCAGCAAGAGGGAGGTTAATTGCCGTAACTGATTTACACTCATAACGGGGGCTATGCAGTCTGGGCCCTAGAAGGAGGATGATCACTGAGGTGTGGAGCAGAACCCCCCAGGCAATCGGCAATGGAAATGTAGTGTGAGGATCAGACTTTAGTGAATGTAAGCCACTAAGggttttttggattatttgttactGCAGTATAGCCTAACTTACGTAAcaatagaaaacataaataaagtgTTGTAAACTATATTGAGAGGATGGAGAGAAGTGAAAATGTGGGTGTAAGTGAACTAAATCTTCATCTATGAAAGCAGGAAGTCagttagatgatttttaaaaggaaaataaatagtatttgcagccattttatttagaaatatgaaggAACCTACCAGTAAAGgaacccaccccccaaaaaaacttgccaaaaaaaattaagtggcacctggctggttcagtcagaagagcatttgactcttgatctcgtggttgtgaatttgagtcccatgttgcatgtagagatgacttaaaaataaaatcttaaggggcatctgggcggctcagtccgggaagcctctgcctttggctcaggtcatgatcccagggtcctaggtaggattcagccccacatcgggctccctgccaggtggggagcctgcttctccctctccctctgcctgccactccccctgcttgtgctctctctctctctctgtcaaataaataaacgaaatctttaaaaaaataaaaataaaatcttaaaaaaaattaaaagttattgcCTAGGGAGTAGGCCTGGGGTAGGAATTGGTGTGCCAAgagaatttttgtttcattataaactcttccagatttttaaatttttttatgtttttatgttaaaataatgtGCTTTATTCCTttgataattgttttaaatttccattgatttgactttattttatacaagctcttaaaaaaatcatttcaggcCCTGGAAACATGACCATAAAATCTTCCTGAAATGGTAGTCATGCTTTGGTTGACTCAGATACCTAATTTATACCTAATTTAGTCCTAACGAACACTTCACTTTTGACTACCGGACCGTCAAACTGGTAATCTGACAACCAGCTTCAAAATTAAGACAAGAGCAAAAGAATGTTCTCGTTTGTGCCATTTAATAACGCTTCAGAGAGGAAAAATACAACGAAAGGGCCTCTGCTCAGCACATAAAGTAATTTCAACTTGTTACAAAATGGATTATTTGCTGACCTGGTGTCGTTCCTTAATAGATTTTTCCAGGGGCCAGAGCTGCAGGTTTTTCACTAATGGATTCCTCTTCTATCACGGGCCTGAGCCTGTTTTCCAGAGCCACCTCTACCAACATCAAAATCTTCACAAAACGCGTTTCTTACTTGGTCCTCAGGTTGGTGGCCATACTGTCTGCCCTCTCTAAAGGCTAGATCCCAATCTGTGTGGATAATACGATCATCTAGGCGGGTCCCGTTTAGGAACCACATGGCATTTTCGGCATCAAGTCTGTTATAGTACTCTACAAAACAGAAACCCCAtgcctttttcttaattttatccaGGCCCATAAATACATGCTTGATATCACCACATCTACTAAAGAGCTCATATATTTGCTCTTCGGTAGTATGAAAGGAAAGATTCCCCATGTAGAGTGTGGAGCTTTCCTTCAGTAATTTCTCCTGATCATCATTATCCCCATCAAACTGCTGGTCCCAGCACTCGCTCAGCTCCAGGAAGGAATCGCCTTCTGCAGAATTCTCAGGTCGTTGGACACGGTGCCCAGTGGACACCGTGAGGGCAGCTGTTCGCGATCCATCTTAGCAGCAATGACACCACCAACAAAAccttaaattaaattttaaaaaaaattaaagttacagggaaggaaacagaaacacataCCTGTGTATATTTAAGAGGTTTGTGCCCTGATGCACAGACACCATAGCTCTTGACTATGAGGATCATGTCAAGGCAAACGCAAAATGGAAAGTTCCAGGTCCCAGGAACATGGTGATAAAATGCAACTTTGCAAGTCTTCTTGCAAGGGTACCTATGCTGTCTTCGGTTGACTCAGCTCTTACCTACCTAATCTATTACGAAAGAACACATTTAATAACAGAATGCTCTTGGAAAATATGGCATAAAGCAGTAAAATGGATCAAATTTTCATGGAGAATGAGCACTACCATCATTCCTATTGGAGGCCCAGGCATCTGATAAATCAGGTATATATAATCAGGGTCAAAGCACAAATACAGTTGTAGTATACCCTCTCATAACTTAAAATACCAAATTTACCATTCAAGCCTATAATATGGAAATCGATATATTGCACTGTTAGGTTAGACAAAGAGTCCCTATATGGACACTATCAAGTGTACATGGAGCTCTGTAAAAGAGAAAACTTTCTGGCATCATAAATTTGACCTAAATTAAGATTGGATTTTACTAGCAATAAATCTACTTTTCATCTTAGACTTTAGAAGGCCTTAGATGTAATGACTTGAATATTCCATCTATTTAAAACACCTCCCCAGAGAATTTTAACTAATGCCCTTTTCCCCCTATACTAAATTTTCCTGCTGCAGTCAGAGGCATTAAAAATGATTCCATCGGTTTTAGCTGCACTTTTCAAAAATAGGCATTAGTTCTACCCCCCTCTCCTGTTTTGCAACAGTTCCCAAATTTTAGTGTGCAAGAAATACCTGCAGAACTAGATGGAAATGCAGACTCTTGCAGCCTGCCCTtcagagattctgactcagtagctCTAGAGTGAGATCCAGGAACTCACGTTCAACATCTAACCTGCACCCCTCAGGCCTCCGTGATCCAGATGCAAGTGGTGCAAGGACCACACTTGGAGGAACCCTGCTGAGGACATGCTTTCTCTTAAACACTTAATGAACACTCTTTATTTGCCAGGTGCTATGCAAGGTGCTATGaatccaacaacaaaaagacatggCAGCAGTACAATGTTCAGAAATTATTTGTATCCCCAGCTCTAAGCATGAACAATgatctgcacacacacacagtagacattgcaataaatatctgtcaaatgaatgcatgcatgagtTCAGAATTGAGGGAAGAAGCCAGACAAGTAAACAAGAAAATACAATATGGCATGATCGACACTGGTGTAGAGATATCcatggaggaaagggaagaagggaaggaacaTTTACTGGGGATTTACTCTGTGATGGGCACTGTGGGCACTTTGCACTACATTacgcaggaggaggagaagcagttACCCAGTGTGGGGGCATCAGAGAAGGCTTCTGAGGAGGGGCTGTAATGCACTGACTCTCAATGGAcaaggagggtgtgtgtgtgtgtgtgtgtgtgtgtgtgtgtgtgtgtgtgtgtgtgtgtgtgtgtttggaaggAGGATGTAGAAATTTCGGGAATGAACCAGACACAGAAAATATGTGCAAGAGCAGaacacaaaggaaaattaaatagaaaactgAAATAGAAGCCTAAATAAAACCAGGTGCAAACAACAGTGCTGTGCAAttcaaagcaatgaaaatggGGGAGCTCTGCCTATTTAGATGTCATTTGAAGAGCAGTAGGAAGCCCACTGCCCAAAAACCATCTTCCTGATGGCCTGTCAATGATGGCTGAAGGCCTGCCACTAGAAACTCATTACTTTGAGTCATTGACAAATTGACCcgttaaaaaacaaatatccctcccagacttcctttcctttttttttaaaaaaaatctggttacTAGATTGGCAGATCAGAGAATGTGATAGCTAGAGTGGATTTCATTTCACCCAGGCATTGGACAAAGTTTCCCATTATTTTCTTGTAAATGAGATGGCAGCGTATAGGCTGGATGCTCCAGCTGTTTGCTGAGATGAGCCTATAACTAGTTGAATAAACGGAAGGGCTTGGTGTCAGACCAGAAGGGAAGTTCTAGCAGTGAGCCAAAGACTCTATTCTTGGCTGTGTCTTGTTCAGCTCATTTATAATTTTGGCTTACCACAAACAAGAGCTTTTAAAATGGTCAAAACTGCCTAAGATGGAATGGGCTGCCTGGGGTAGCAGTGAGCACTAGGCACTGAGGATTTCAAGCCAACTTTGGAGAGCCCCTTGCAGAACAGTCAAAGCAGTGGAGAGGCCCCCTTTCCTTCAGTGTTGTGTATGAATCAAGCATGAATTTTGAAGTCAAAAGACTTCAGTTCAAATCTCAGCCTCACCACTTACTAGAAACGTGACCCTGGGCAAAGTGCTTAACCATACTAGTttcaatttccacatctgtaaaccG includes:
- the NCBP2L gene encoding LOW QUALITY PROTEIN: nuclear cap-binding protein subunit 2-like (The sequence of the model RefSeq protein was modified relative to this genomic sequence to represent the inferred CDS: deleted 2 bases in 1 codon); this translates as MDREQLPSRCPLGTVSNDLRILQGDSFLELSECWDQQFDGDNDDQEKLLKESSTLYMGNLSFHTTEEQIYELFSRCGDIKHVFMGLDKIKKKAWGFCFVEYYNRLDAENAMWFLNGTRLDDRIIHTDWDLAFREGRQYGHQPEDQVRNAFCEDFDVGRGGSGKQAQARDRRGIH